One genomic window of Bacteroidota bacterium includes the following:
- a CDS encoding TRAP transporter TatT component family protein, translating to MKGFFLISISTIAFSGCFQQIAVSSLGGIMQTGFEVLNQEQDLELADRSIASNLKLIETILEKDPDNTHYLLLASIGYSSYALGFVEDDSIERARLFYSRAKEFGLRILRRHDRIAAGLGLGIGDFAASLATLSKEDVPAVFWTAVAWGSLIRSDLSNSAGIAELPRVEALMQFVHEKDPTFFYGGADFFLGTLYASRSNMLGGDTARARGYFEDCLRINGGKFLMTYIYYAQTYAYQTQNRELFERCLTAVDTASIDILPESRLSNAIAKKKARLLRSHIEEIF from the coding sequence ATGAAAGGCTTTTTCCTCATCTCAATTTCGACGATCGCATTTTCGGGCTGTTTCCAGCAAATCGCTGTCAGCTCGCTCGGGGGCATCATGCAAACCGGTTTTGAGGTGCTCAACCAGGAACAGGACCTGGAGCTTGCGGACCGGAGCATCGCCTCGAACCTCAAGCTTATCGAAACGATCCTCGAAAAGGACCCGGATAACACCCATTACCTTCTCCTCGCCTCGATCGGGTATTCCAGCTACGCGCTCGGATTCGTCGAGGACGACAGTATCGAGCGGGCCCGGCTTTTCTATTCGAGGGCCAAGGAGTTCGGGCTCCGTATCCTGCGCAGGCACGATCGGATTGCAGCCGGCCTGGGCCTCGGAATCGGGGATTTCGCGGCGTCGCTTGCCACGCTCTCGAAGGAGGACGTGCCGGCTGTGTTCTGGACTGCCGTCGCCTGGGGAAGCCTGATACGCTCCGATCTCAGCAATTCGGCCGGGATTGCCGAACTCCCCAGGGTGGAGGCCCTGATGCAATTTGTCCACGAAAAAGACCCCACGTTCTTCTATGGCGGGGCTGATTTCTTTCTCGGCACCCTCTATGCGAGCCGCTCCAACATGCTCGGCGGGGACACGGCGCGCGCGCGCGGGTATTTTGAGGATTGCCTGCGGATCAACGGGGGAAAATTCCTGATGACCTACATCTATTACGCCCAGACGTACGCCTACCAGACCCAGAACAGGGAGCTCTTCGAGCGCTGCCTGACCGCGGTGGACACGGCGTCGATCGATATCCTGCCCGAGTCCAGGCTCTCAAATGCGATCGCCAAGAAGAAGGCCAGGCTCCTCCGCTCCCATATCGAAGAGATCTTCTGA
- the dctP gene encoding TRAP transporter substrate-binding protein DctP, giving the protein MNRIRTCMAARLCALLLVGLGGLSALSAQPQYTIKFATVAPDGSPWMTVMREFDRQIRKESGGRLGFKIYPNNIQGDEKDVLRKIKLGQLQSAGITGNGMTTISRPLRILDAPFLFKSADEADAIHKEFDAEFNKAFEENGFVNLGWAEVGFIYVFSNTPVRSPDDLKKVKMWMWEGDPIAEAAFKTMNVSPISLSITDVLTSLQTNLIDGFYTSPLGCIALQWFSRSKYMLDVPLANASGAVIISRKKFEELPADLREILLRNGAIYMKKLTDVSRRENEKAMETLRKNGITIVEPPSPEALRSYEEIGRKSRRLLVGNLYSQDLLDRVERAVAAYRTGKRGTSK; this is encoded by the coding sequence ATGAACCGCATCCGAACATGTATGGCCGCCCGCTTGTGCGCGCTCCTTCTCGTCGGCCTCGGGGGGCTTTCCGCCCTCTCCGCCCAGCCGCAATATACGATCAAGTTTGCCACGGTTGCGCCCGACGGGAGCCCCTGGATGACCGTCATGCGGGAGTTTGACCGCCAGATCCGGAAGGAAAGCGGAGGCCGGCTCGGATTCAAGATTTACCCGAACAATATCCAGGGCGACGAGAAGGACGTCCTCCGGAAGATCAAACTCGGCCAGCTCCAGAGCGCGGGCATCACCGGGAACGGGATGACGACAATTTCCCGGCCGCTCAGGATCCTCGACGCTCCCTTTCTGTTCAAGTCGGCGGATGAAGCCGATGCAATCCATAAGGAATTCGACGCGGAGTTCAACAAGGCGTTTGAGGAAAACGGGTTCGTCAACCTGGGGTGGGCGGAGGTGGGCTTCATCTACGTGTTCTCGAACACGCCGGTCCGCAGCCCCGATGATCTGAAGAAAGTCAAGATGTGGATGTGGGAAGGGGATCCGATCGCGGAAGCGGCGTTCAAGACGATGAACGTCAGCCCCATCTCTCTTTCGATCACGGACGTGCTGACCTCCCTCCAGACGAACCTGATCGACGGCTTTTACACTTCGCCCCTCGGGTGCATCGCCCTCCAGTGGTTTTCGCGGTCGAAGTATATGCTCGACGTGCCCCTGGCGAACGCCTCGGGAGCGGTGATCATCTCCCGGAAGAAATTCGAGGAGTTGCCGGCCGACCTCCGGGAGATCCTCCTCCGGAACGGGGCGATCTACATGAAGAAGCTGACCGACGTGAGCCGCCGGGAAAATGAGAAGGCGATGGAAACGCTCAGGAAAAACGGGATCACGATCGTTGAACCCCCCTCGCCGGAGGCGTTGCGAAGTTACGAGGAGATCGGCCGCAAGTCGCGGCGCCTGCTCGTCGGCAACCTCTATTCCCAGGACCTGCTCGACCGGGTCGAACGGGCCGTGGCCGCCTACCGGACCGGCAAGCGAGGCACCTCGAAATAA